A stretch of the Sphingomonas sp. CL5.1 genome encodes the following:
- the yajC gene encoding preprotein translocase subunit YajC — protein MLISPAYAQVAGGAAQQGGMAGFLGLAPLFLVFIVFYFLMIRPQQRRMKTLQNAVSAVKKGDSVVTAGGLMGKVTKVEDAVVEVEIAPNTRVRVVKATLAEVTPLGGKPAND, from the coding sequence ATGCTCATTTCTCCAGCTTACGCCCAGGTGGCCGGGGGCGCCGCGCAGCAAGGCGGGATGGCCGGATTCCTCGGCCTCGCGCCGTTGTTCCTGGTCTTCATCGTTTTCTATTTCCTGATGATCCGCCCGCAGCAGCGGCGGATGAAGACGCTCCAGAACGCCGTCTCGGCGGTGAAGAAGGGCGATTCGGTCGTCACCGCCGGCGGCCTGATGGGCAAGGTGACGAAGGTCGAGGACGCGGTGGTCGAGGTGGAGATCGCCCCGAACACCCGCGTCCGCGTGGTCAAGGCGACGCTGGCGGAAGTCACCCCGCTCGGCGGCAAGCCGGCGAACGACTGA
- the secD gene encoding protein translocase subunit SecD yields the protein MLDFPRWKVLSIWALLAVLVALAIPSLLPQRITDQWGHIPHPRINLGLDLAGGSYLLLEADVNDLQSSRLEQMREQVQTEMRRQNPRIEIGDISTRDGKLTFMLRDPTQVDAARERLLSITGGGAGMTGQREWDIQVVDTSRFVLTPTAAGLNQAVDRAMGDATEVVRRRIDELGTREPTIIRQGSSRIVVQVPGLQNPQALKDLLGKTAKLEFKLVDATATPDQLRNKQAPIGSQILPYPNNPAGIPFIAVKRSAIITGDMLTDARQEFSQQTNEPQVAITFDSQGGRRFAKVTQENVNKPFAIILDNSVISAPNINEPIMGGRASISGSFTVDSANQLAIALRSGKLPVALKVVEESTVGPDLGADSIRAGILASAVAVALVVAFMFVTYGRFGVYANLAVIINVFVIVGVLALINGTLTLPGIAGFVLTIGTAVDANVLINERIREERHRGRSIVQSVELGYKEASRTIFEANMTHAISGVIMFVLGSGPVKGFAVVLLIGIVTSVFTAVTFTRMLVAGWLRRAKPKTINI from the coding sequence ATGCTGGACTTCCCGCGCTGGAAGGTTCTGTCGATCTGGGCGCTGCTCGCGGTGCTGGTGGCGCTCGCCATTCCCAGCCTGCTGCCGCAGCGCATCACCGATCAATGGGGCCACATCCCGCACCCGCGCATCAACCTCGGGCTGGATCTCGCCGGCGGCAGCTACCTGCTGCTCGAGGCGGACGTGAACGATCTCCAGTCCAGCCGGCTGGAGCAGATGCGCGAGCAGGTGCAGACCGAGATGCGCCGCCAGAATCCGCGCATCGAGATCGGCGACATCTCGACGCGCGACGGCAAGCTCACCTTCATGCTGCGCGATCCGACGCAGGTCGACGCCGCGCGCGAGCGGCTGCTGTCGATCACCGGCGGCGGCGCGGGGATGACCGGCCAGCGCGAGTGGGACATCCAGGTGGTGGACACCAGCCGGTTCGTCCTCACCCCCACGGCCGCCGGGCTGAACCAGGCGGTCGATCGCGCGATGGGCGACGCGACCGAGGTGGTCCGCCGCCGCATCGACGAGCTGGGCACGCGCGAGCCGACGATCATCCGTCAGGGCAGCAGCCGCATCGTCGTGCAGGTGCCGGGCCTGCAAAATCCGCAGGCGCTGAAGGACCTGCTAGGCAAGACCGCCAAGCTGGAATTCAAGCTGGTCGACGCGACCGCCACGCCGGATCAGCTTCGCAACAAGCAGGCGCCGATCGGCAGCCAGATCCTGCCCTATCCGAACAATCCGGCCGGCATCCCGTTCATCGCGGTGAAGCGCTCGGCGATCATCACCGGCGACATGCTGACCGACGCGCGGCAGGAATTCTCGCAGCAGACCAACGAGCCGCAGGTCGCGATCACCTTCGACAGCCAGGGCGGCCGCCGCTTCGCCAAGGTGACGCAGGAGAACGTCAACAAGCCGTTCGCGATCATCCTCGACAATTCGGTGATCTCCGCGCCCAACATCAACGAGCCGATCATGGGCGGCCGGGCCTCGATCTCCGGCAGCTTCACGGTGGACAGCGCCAACCAGCTCGCCATCGCGCTGCGCTCGGGCAAGCTGCCGGTGGCGCTGAAGGTGGTGGAGGAATCGACCGTCGGCCCCGATCTCGGCGCGGATTCGATCCGGGCCGGCATCCTCGCCTCCGCCGTCGCGGTGGCGCTGGTCGTGGCCTTCATGTTCGTCACCTATGGCCGGTTCGGCGTCTATGCGAACCTCGCGGTCATCATCAACGTGTTCGTGATCGTCGGCGTGCTCGCGCTCATCAACGGCACGCTGACGCTGCCGGGCATCGCGGGCTTCGTGCTGACGATCGGCACGGCGGTGGACGCCAACGTGCTCATCAACGAGCGCATCCGCGAGGAGCGGCATCGCGGGCGGTCGATCGTCCAGTCCGTCGAGCTGGGCTACAAGGAGGCGAGCCGCACGATCTTCGAGGCGAACATGACCCACGCCATTTCCGGCGTTATCATGTTCGTGCTGGGTTCGGGGCCGGTGAAGGGCTTTGCGGTGGTGTTGCTGATCGGCATCGTCACCTCGGTGTTCACCGCCGTCACCTTCACCCGGATGCTGGTGGCTGGCTGGCTGCGCCGCGCCAAGCCCAAGACGATCAATATCTGA
- a CDS encoding YqgE/AlgH family protein gives MESATFLAGQFLLAMPGIGDPRFDQAVIAICAHDKEGAMGIDIGAAFDGLTLHDMLRQVDIDPGVAPDAPVYRGGPVETRRGFVLHSRDWGGADTIDVAGRWALSATLDALRAIAEGRGPARWLVALGYAGWGPGQLDGEMTRHGWFNTPADDALLFDASADERWERAFAAAGINPRLLAGEAGTA, from the coding sequence ATGGAGTCCGCGACCTTTCTTGCCGGCCAGTTCCTGCTGGCGATGCCGGGAATCGGCGATCCGCGCTTCGATCAGGCGGTGATCGCGATCTGCGCGCATGACAAGGAAGGCGCGATGGGGATCGACATCGGCGCGGCGTTCGACGGGCTGACGCTCCACGACATGCTGCGACAGGTGGATATCGATCCCGGCGTTGCCCCCGACGCTCCCGTCTATCGCGGCGGCCCGGTGGAGACGCGGCGCGGCTTCGTGCTGCACAGCCGCGACTGGGGCGGGGCGGACACGATCGACGTCGCGGGACGCTGGGCCTTGTCGGCAACGCTGGATGCGCTGCGCGCGATCGCGGAGGGCAGGGGGCCGGCGCGCTGGCTGGTCGCGCTGGGCTATGCCGGCTGGGGGCCGGGGCAGCTCGATGGCGAGATGACGCGCCACGGCTGGTTCAACACGCCGGCGGATGATGCCCTGCTGTTCGACGCGTCCGCCGACGAGCGCTGGGAGCGCGCCTTCGCCGCGGCCGGGATCAACCCGCGCCTGCTGGCGGGGGAAGCGGGGACGGCTTGA
- a CDS encoding putative quinol monooxygenase, translated as MTILVMGTIRLAAGEGAKAAKLLADHAATSRAEAGCDEYCFSFDAADPDLIRVAERWASVEALATHGAAEHQKAFGRSLRLHSPQEMSVDAWDGTHWRKLI; from the coding sequence ATGACGATTCTGGTGATGGGCACGATCCGGCTGGCGGCGGGCGAGGGGGCGAAGGCGGCGAAGCTGCTCGCCGATCACGCGGCGACGTCTCGCGCCGAGGCGGGGTGCGACGAATATTGCTTCTCCTTCGACGCCGCCGATCCCGACCTGATCCGCGTCGCCGAGCGCTGGGCGAGCGTGGAGGCGCTGGCGACGCACGGCGCGGCGGAGCATCAGAAGGCGTTCGGCCGCTCGCTGCGTCTCCATTCGCCGCAGGAAATGTCGGTCGATGCGTGGGACGGGACGCACTGGCGCAAGCTGATCTAA
- a CDS encoding HAMP domain-containing sensor histidine kinase, protein MFGLQLAGAAITVGTVREITRGQITAAAGEGAEQVRHGLVTIYRRGGTAAVRAEVSRLTRARGQQLVLLLVDRDGRFLAGNVADWPPTVTADGGATTIEIFRIDRDLSERMRVIATRLPDGSRVLTGHVIESELRFARAMEEAMLLAMAVALIFAGLAGVIAARMIERRLGRTVATADAVAAGDLTRRVPLGGGNDAFEALARAINAMLDRIAALVGELKLATDGLAHDLRAPLTRLRATLERALAAAPDEAGRATILRAMEEGERLLAMLDTALRITRAEAGLGREAFGAVDIHAMLDGLADMFGPLAEDRGMSVTVAPGEPIAVNANREMLGQALANLVDNALKYGAGAITLSAETGPREVTISVADEGRGIPPEAREDALKRFGRLDAARHEGGAGLGLSLVAAVAHLHGGTLTLGDNAPGLIATMTIAR, encoded by the coding sequence GTGTTCGGGCTTCAGCTCGCCGGGGCGGCGATCACCGTCGGCACGGTGCGCGAGATCACGCGCGGCCAGATCACCGCGGCGGCGGGCGAGGGGGCGGAGCAGGTCCGGCACGGGCTGGTCACGATCTACCGGCGCGGGGGGACGGCGGCGGTGCGGGCGGAGGTGTCGCGCCTTACCCGCGCGCGGGGCCAGCAGCTCGTGCTGCTGCTGGTCGATCGCGACGGGCGGTTCCTCGCCGGCAACGTCGCGGACTGGCCGCCGACCGTCACGGCGGACGGCGGCGCGACGACGATCGAGATCTTCCGCATCGACCGCGACCTGTCGGAGCGGATGCGCGTCATCGCCACCCGCCTGCCCGATGGGAGCAGGGTGCTCACCGGCCATGTCATCGAGAGCGAGCTGCGCTTCGCCCGCGCGATGGAGGAGGCGATGCTGCTGGCGATGGCGGTGGCGCTGATCTTCGCGGGGCTGGCCGGCGTGATCGCGGCGCGGATGATCGAGCGCCGGCTCGGCCGCACCGTCGCGACCGCCGATGCGGTGGCGGCGGGCGACCTCACCCGCCGCGTGCCGCTCGGCGGCGGCAACGACGCGTTCGAGGCGCTGGCGCGGGCGATCAACGCGATGCTCGACCGGATCGCCGCGCTCGTCGGGGAACTGAAGCTCGCCACCGACGGGCTGGCGCACGACCTGCGCGCGCCGCTCACCCGGCTCCGCGCGACGCTGGAGCGCGCGTTGGCCGCCGCGCCCGACGAGGCGGGCCGCGCGACGATCCTGCGCGCGATGGAAGAAGGCGAGCGGCTGCTGGCGATGCTCGACACCGCGCTCCGCATCACCCGCGCCGAGGCCGGGCTGGGCCGCGAGGCGTTCGGCGCGGTCGATATCCACGCGATGCTGGACGGGCTTGCGGATATGTTCGGGCCGCTGGCCGAGGATCGCGGCATGAGCGTGACAGTGGCGCCGGGCGAGCCGATCGCGGTCAACGCCAATCGCGAGATGCTGGGGCAGGCGCTTGCCAACCTGGTGGACAATGCGCTGAAATACGGGGCGGGGGCCATCACCCTGTCGGCCGAAACGGGGCCGCGCGAGGTGACGATCAGCGTGGCGGACGAGGGGCGCGGCATTCCGCCCGAGGCGCGCGAGGATGCGCTGAAACGCTTCGGACGGCTCGATGCGGCGCGGCATGAGGGCGGCGCGGGGCTGGGCCTGTCGCTGGTCGCGGCGGTGGCGCACCTGCACGGCGGCACGCTGACGCTGGGCGACAATGCGCCAGGCCTGATCGCGACGATGACCATCGCGCGCTAG
- a CDS encoding PAS domain-containing sensor histidine kinase codes for MIEISTAAALAVGAAVALLLFAGAWLLFAGLRATAGARATGATNARYEALLHTAPASPIIAYGDGRIELNATVARWLGVEGLPGRIDELASVLPVETIAALKSDIAAAQRAGRGFARAMTLPGSSRTLMWRGERGPQEMGGAVVVWVFDATDSQREIARLTGQKDELQEAFEALTSLIETAPLPMWYRGPDLKLAMANTAYVAAVEAADAADVVARGLELVEGSGQGGPLGGAVAARELGRPQERVLPATIGGERRSLRLHDIPLPSGGVAGYAIDIEDLEQAHARERRFGEAQRALLDRLSAGVAQFGRDRALAFCNQPFRRMFAMRSEWLADRPEFDRVLERMREANRVPEVRDFPGWKAERRDWFTQDGAFEETWLLPDGAHIRVLAQPLPDGGLLLIFEDRTEQVQLASARDTLLRVRTATFDNLFEALAVFATNGKLQLWNNRFRALWGLEEEFLSGHPRVDAVAEKVAAKLANPGQARFINELVRAATVERQTRSGRVDLADGRHFEFAAVPLPDGNALFTMLDITDSRRIEQALRERTEALEKADRTKTAFVASMSYELRTPLTSISGFAEMLHGGYAGKLTKQADAYVEAILESVERLGVMIDDVLDLTQAADEGEGLDQEDIDLAAIARAAADRLAPQAKKDGIDYVVEISHSVGRITGDARRIREVIEHLLRHAIGAAGKDGRVLLHVDGNAGAARIVVSDDGAGMDAEAVAHAFDRFPRPGIASGGERALDLGLPLARQFVEAHRGTIELLSEPGEGTLVTVELPRR; via the coding sequence ATGATCGAGATTTCGACCGCCGCCGCGCTGGCCGTTGGCGCGGCCGTCGCGCTGCTGCTGTTCGCGGGCGCGTGGTTGCTGTTCGCCGGATTGCGCGCGACGGCCGGAGCGCGTGCCACCGGCGCGACCAATGCGCGCTACGAGGCGCTGCTGCACACGGCGCCGGCATCGCCGATCATCGCTTATGGCGACGGGCGGATCGAGCTGAACGCTACCGTCGCGCGCTGGCTGGGCGTCGAGGGGTTGCCGGGGCGGATCGACGAACTGGCGAGCGTGCTGCCGGTGGAGACGATCGCCGCGCTCAAGAGCGATATCGCGGCCGCGCAGCGCGCCGGGCGTGGCTTCGCGCGGGCGATGACGCTTCCCGGATCGTCGCGGACGTTGATGTGGCGCGGCGAGCGCGGGCCACAGGAGATGGGCGGCGCTGTCGTCGTCTGGGTGTTCGACGCCACCGACAGCCAGCGCGAGATCGCGCGGCTGACCGGGCAGAAGGACGAGTTGCAGGAAGCGTTCGAGGCGCTGACCAGCCTGATCGAGACCGCCCCGCTGCCGATGTGGTATCGCGGGCCGGACCTGAAGCTGGCGATGGCCAATACCGCTTATGTCGCGGCGGTCGAGGCGGCGGATGCGGCGGACGTGGTGGCGCGCGGGCTGGAGCTTGTCGAAGGCTCCGGGCAGGGCGGGCCGCTCGGCGGCGCGGTGGCGGCGCGCGAGCTGGGGCGCCCGCAGGAGCGCGTGCTGCCCGCGACGATCGGTGGCGAGCGGCGCTCGCTCAGGCTCCATGATATCCCGCTGCCGAGCGGGGGTGTCGCCGGCTATGCGATCGACATCGAGGATCTGGAGCAGGCCCATGCGCGCGAGCGGCGCTTCGGCGAGGCGCAGCGCGCGCTGCTCGACCGGCTCTCGGCTGGCGTGGCGCAATTCGGGCGCGACCGCGCGCTCGCCTTCTGCAACCAGCCGTTCCGTCGCATGTTCGCGATGCGCAGCGAGTGGCTCGCCGACCGGCCCGAATTCGACCGCGTGCTGGAGCGGATGCGCGAGGCGAACCGCGTGCCCGAAGTACGCGATTTCCCCGGCTGGAAGGCGGAGCGGCGCGACTGGTTCACGCAGGACGGCGCGTTCGAGGAGACGTGGCTGCTGCCCGACGGCGCGCATATCCGCGTGCTGGCCCAGCCGCTGCCCGACGGCGGCCTGCTGCTGATCTTCGAGGACCGGACCGAGCAGGTGCAGCTCGCCTCCGCGCGCGACACCCTGCTGCGCGTCCGCACCGCCACCTTCGACAATCTGTTCGAGGCGCTCGCCGTCTTCGCCACCAACGGCAAGCTGCAATTGTGGAACAACCGCTTCCGCGCTTTGTGGGGGCTGGAGGAGGAGTTCCTCAGCGGCCATCCGCGCGTCGATGCGGTGGCGGAGAAGGTGGCCGCGAAGCTCGCCAATCCGGGGCAGGCGCGGTTCATCAACGAGCTGGTTCGCGCCGCGACCGTCGAGCGGCAGACGCGCAGCGGGCGGGTCGATCTGGCGGACGGACGGCATTTCGAGTTCGCGGCGGTGCCGCTGCCGGACGGCAACGCGCTGTTCACGATGCTCGACATCACCGACAGCCGCCGCATCGAGCAGGCGCTGCGCGAGCGCACCGAGGCGCTGGAGAAGGCCGACCGCACCAAGACCGCGTTCGTCGCCAGCATGAGCTATGAATTGCGCACGCCGCTCACCTCGATCAGCGGCTTCGCGGAGATGCTGCACGGCGGCTATGCCGGCAAGCTCACCAAACAGGCCGACGCCTATGTCGAGGCGATCCTCGAATCGGTCGAGCGGCTGGGCGTGATGATCGACGACGTGCTCGACCTGACGCAGGCGGCCGACGAGGGCGAGGGGCTGGATCAGGAGGATATCGACCTCGCCGCGATTGCGCGCGCGGCGGCGGATCGCCTCGCCCCGCAGGCGAAGAAGGACGGGATCGACTATGTCGTGGAGATCAGCCACTCGGTCGGCCGGATCACCGGCGATGCCCGGCGCATCCGCGAGGTGATCGAGCATCTGCTGCGCCACGCGATCGGCGCGGCCGGGAAGGACGGCCGGGTGCTGCTCCACGTGGACGGCAATGCAGGCGCGGCGCGGATCGTGGTGTCGGACGACGGGGCGGGGATGGACGCGGAAGCCGTCGCCCATGCCTTCGATCGCTTTCCCCGGCCGGGCATCGCCAGCGGCGGGGAGCGCGCGCTCGATCTCGGCCTGCCACTCGCCCGGCAGTTCGTCGAGGCGCATCGCGGCACGATCGAATTACTCAGCGAGCCGGGTGAGGGGACCTTGGTCACGGTGGAACTGCCGCGGCGATGA
- the ahcY gene encoding adenosylhomocysteinase, with the protein MATVLDRPTSDYVIKDIALADFGRKEIEIAETEMPGLMALREEFGASQPLKGARITGSLHMTIQTAVLIETLVALGADVRWATCNIFSTQDHAAAAIAAAGIPVFAVKGESLAEYWDYVGSIFDWDDGTGQTANIILDDGGDATMFALWGAKLERGEQFGEPENAEEVEFQRALKAFIAKKPGYLTETVKNLKGVSEETTTGVHRLYEIAKKGELPFPAINVNDSVTKSKFDNLYGCKESLVDAIRRATDVMLAGKVACVAGFGDVGKGSAASLRNGGARVLVTEIDPICALQAAMEGYEVVTMEEAVKRADIFCTATGNADVITADHMKAMKPMAIVCNIGHFDSEIQIAALSNYEWTEVKPGTDLVKFPDGKQIIVLAKGRLVNLGCATGHPSFVMSSSFTNQTLAQIELWTKSGEYENRVYVLPKHLDEKVAALHLEKLGVKLSKLSQKQADYIGVKVEGPFKPDHYRY; encoded by the coding sequence GTGGCAACCGTTCTCGATCGCCCGACCAGTGATTACGTCATCAAGGATATCGCGCTCGCCGATTTCGGCCGCAAGGAAATCGAGATCGCCGAGACGGAGATGCCCGGCCTGATGGCGCTGCGCGAGGAATTCGGCGCATCGCAGCCGTTGAAGGGCGCGCGCATCACCGGATCGCTGCACATGACGATCCAGACCGCCGTGCTGATCGAGACGCTCGTCGCGCTGGGCGCCGACGTGCGCTGGGCGACCTGCAACATCTTCTCGACGCAGGATCACGCCGCCGCCGCGATCGCCGCCGCCGGCATCCCGGTGTTCGCGGTGAAAGGCGAGAGCCTCGCGGAATATTGGGATTATGTCGGCTCGATCTTCGACTGGGACGACGGCACCGGCCAGACCGCCAACATCATCCTCGACGACGGCGGTGACGCGACGATGTTCGCGCTGTGGGGCGCGAAGCTGGAGCGCGGCGAGCAGTTCGGCGAGCCGGAGAATGCCGAGGAGGTGGAATTCCAGCGCGCGCTCAAGGCATTCATCGCGAAGAAGCCGGGCTATCTCACCGAGACGGTGAAGAATTTGAAGGGCGTTTCGGAAGAAACCACCACCGGCGTCCACCGCCTCTACGAGATCGCGAAGAAGGGCGAACTGCCCTTCCCGGCGATCAACGTGAACGATTCGGTCACCAAGTCGAAGTTCGACAACCTCTACGGCTGCAAGGAATCGCTGGTCGATGCGATCCGCCGCGCGACGGACGTGATGCTGGCCGGCAAGGTCGCCTGCGTCGCGGGCTTCGGCGACGTGGGCAAGGGCTCGGCCGCTTCGCTGCGCAACGGCGGCGCGCGCGTGCTGGTGACGGAGATCGACCCGATCTGCGCGCTTCAGGCAGCGATGGAAGGCTATGAGGTGGTGACGATGGAGGAAGCGGTGAAGCGCGCTGACATCTTCTGCACCGCCACCGGCAACGCCGACGTCATCACCGCCGATCACATGAAGGCGATGAAGCCGATGGCGATCGTCTGCAACATCGGCCATTTCGACAGCGAGATCCAGATCGCGGCGCTGTCGAACTACGAGTGGACCGAGGTGAAGCCGGGCACCGACCTCGTGAAGTTCCCGGACGGCAAGCAGATCATCGTGCTCGCCAAGGGCCGCCTCGTGAACCTCGGCTGCGCCACCGGCCACCCGTCGTTCGTCATGTCCTCGTCGTTCACCAACCAGACGCTCGCGCAGATCGAGCTTTGGACCAAGAGCGGCGAATATGAGAACAGGGTCTATGTCCTGCCGAAGCACCTCGACGAGAAGGTCGCGGCGCTGCACCTCGAGAAACTGGGCGTGAAGCTCAGCAAGCTCAGCCAGAAGCAGGCGGACTATATCGGCGTGAAGGTCGAGGGGCCGTTCAAGCCCGATCATTATCGTTACTGA
- a CDS encoding response regulator transcription factor, translated as MLSKILLVEDDDSTADYISNGLSEAGFVVDRVDNGRDGLFQATDGGYDCIILDRMLPGLDGMAALAAIRAAGVTTPVLILSAMSTPEDRVAGLTSGSDDYLTKPFVFAELLARVRLLVRRGQAGGAAPETKLVCDDLEMDLLAHRVKRAGRPVDLQPREFRLLEYLLRHVDQVVTRTMLLEGVWDYHFDPGTNVTDVHISRLRKKIDEGFARPLLHTVRGAGYKLGVER; from the coding sequence ATCTTGAGCAAGATCCTTTTGGTCGAAGACGATGATTCGACCGCCGATTACATCTCCAATGGGCTGAGCGAGGCGGGCTTCGTCGTCGATCGCGTGGACAACGGCCGCGACGGCCTGTTCCAGGCGACCGACGGGGGATACGATTGCATCATCCTCGACCGGATGCTGCCGGGGCTGGACGGGATGGCGGCGCTGGCCGCGATCCGCGCGGCCGGCGTGACGACGCCGGTGCTGATCCTCTCCGCGATGAGCACGCCGGAGGATCGCGTCGCGGGCCTCACCTCCGGCTCGGACGATTACCTCACCAAGCCGTTCGTCTTCGCCGAGCTGCTGGCGCGCGTGCGGCTGCTGGTGCGGCGCGGGCAGGCGGGCGGCGCGGCGCCCGAGACCAAGCTGGTGTGCGACGATCTGGAGATGGACCTGCTCGCCCACCGCGTGAAGCGCGCGGGCCGGCCGGTGGACCTCCAGCCGCGCGAGTTCCGCCTGCTCGAATATCTGCTGCGCCATGTCGATCAGGTGGTGACGCGCACGATGCTGCTCGAAGGCGTGTGGGATTATCATTTCGATCCCGGCACCAACGTCACCGACGTGCATATCAGCCGGCTGCGCAAGAAGATCGACGAGGGCTTCGCGCGGCCGCTGCTGCACACGGTGCGCGGCGCGGGCTACAAGCTGGGCGTCGAGCGATAA
- the tsaE gene encoding tRNA (adenosine(37)-N6)-threonylcarbamoyltransferase complex ATPase subunit type 1 TsaE, whose amino-acid sequence MIRLADPAATEAIGASLAAVLAPGDVVTLDGPLGAGKTSIARGLLAALGLAGEAPSPSFAIVQPYAPPEVRLPVLHVDLYRIDDPNEMEELGLDEARHDSALLVEWPERAGPDAWPDALRLRLEILPDGARGLTWAAPPAWERRWRST is encoded by the coding sequence ATGATCCGGCTGGCCGATCCGGCGGCGACCGAGGCGATCGGCGCGTCGCTCGCCGCCGTGCTGGCGCCGGGCGACGTGGTGACGCTCGACGGACCGCTCGGCGCGGGCAAGACGAGCATCGCGCGCGGGCTGCTCGCCGCGCTGGGGCTGGCGGGGGAGGCGCCGTCGCCGAGCTTCGCGATCGTCCAGCCTTATGCCCCGCCGGAGGTGCGGCTGCCGGTGCTGCACGTCGATCTCTACCGTATCGACGATCCGAACGAGATGGAGGAGCTGGGGCTGGACGAGGCGCGTCATGATTCCGCGCTGCTGGTCGAATGGCCGGAGCGCGCCGGGCCGGACGCCTGGCCCGATGCGCTGCGGCTGAGGCTGGAGATATTGCCGGATGGCGCGCGCGGGTTGACTTGGGCCGCGCCCCCGGCTTGGGAGCGGCGATGGCGATCGACATGA
- a CDS encoding peroxiredoxin yields the protein MTISVGDKLPKATLVKATANGPEAVDSEDYFKGRRVALFAVPGAFTPTCSAKHLPGFVDKEAELKGKGIDEVACTAVNDPFVMSAWAKSADADGITMLADGNGDFAEAIGLTMDGSKFGLGKRSQRYSMVVNDGVVEQLNVEAPGEFKVSTAEHMLASI from the coding sequence ATGACGATCAGCGTCGGCGACAAGCTGCCCAAGGCCACCCTCGTCAAGGCGACCGCCAATGGCCCGGAGGCGGTGGACAGCGAGGATTATTTCAAGGGCCGCCGCGTCGCGCTGTTCGCGGTGCCGGGCGCCTTCACGCCGACCTGCTCGGCCAAGCACCTGCCCGGCTTCGTCGACAAGGAAGCCGAGCTGAAGGGCAAGGGCATCGACGAGGTGGCCTGCACCGCCGTCAACGATCCGTTCGTGATGAGCGCCTGGGCGAAGTCCGCCGACGCGGACGGCATCACCATGCTGGCGGACGGCAACGGCGATTTCGCCGAGGCGATCGGCCTCACCATGGACGGCTCCAAGTTCGGCCTCGGCAAGCGCAGCCAGCGCTATTCGATGGTCGTCAACGACGGCGTGGTCGAGCAGCTCAACGTCGAGGCGCCCGGCGAGTTCAAGGTGAGCACCGCCGAGCATATGCTCGCCAGCATCTGA
- a CDS encoding PDZ domain-containing protein, whose translation MNGLRMAGWAAVGAAAVGAGAFGLLADNVPRVAAPRGAVGGATYSPVSHVRHHALVVTSLRTGGAEAAAGLKVGDMVEAIDGHAGATLATLRAAEARRPPAVLKVQRNGDVFTLTLLKEVPGGAS comes from the coding sequence ATGAACGGGCTGCGCATGGCCGGCTGGGCGGCGGTCGGCGCGGCGGCGGTCGGCGCGGGCGCGTTCGGGCTGCTCGCGGACAATGTCCCGCGCGTCGCCGCGCCGCGCGGCGCGGTGGGCGGCGCGACCTATTCCCCGGTGAGCCATGTCCGGCATCACGCGCTGGTCGTCACCAGCCTGCGCACCGGCGGGGCGGAGGCGGCCGCCGGGCTGAAGGTGGGCGACATGGTGGAGGCGATCGACGGCCATGCCGGCGCGACGCTCGCCACGCTCCGCGCGGCCGAGGCGCGGCGCCCGCCCGCCGTGCTGAAGGTGCAGCGCAATGGTGACGTCTTCACCCTGACCTTGCTAAAGGAGGTGCCGGGAGGCGCATCTTGA